The following are encoded in a window of Amycolatopsis lexingtonensis genomic DNA:
- a CDS encoding ATP-binding protein produces MVLRGRETELKELGELVDGPEDRAGVLIRGEAGIGKSALVTETAAAASVAGLRVLRTTGAEGEQNLAYAGLHQLLYPVRAGAAELPAPQRDALRTALGLADGTEPSAYLVGLAALTLLAEEAAAKPLLLVAEDAQWLDRASADVLAFVARRIETEPIVLVATLRDGAESPLLGAGLAPMPLDRLAADAAAELLDSVAPRLAPAVRTRLLAEAAGLPLALTELPAAAVDLDGLDPVLPLTERLERTFTARVSALPAATQTALLVAALNETTSLAETLTAAAMLLELTGAEPEILAPAVEARLIELSADVLTFRHPLMRSAIPAAANAIERRKAHLALVEALRDQPDRRAWHQAAATAGPDEAVAGELERTAERARYRGGAAAAIAALEQAARLSCEAGPRADRLLKAAELAVDSGRRETAERLVRDARPADARRRATASRLLSEFEDGVREDPARVAELAGVARAVAADGQHDAAMRILWSAAMRCFWTEPGPQARQALLDVADLLPVPDDDPRIVAVTAYVAPFERGEAVLKHLRALAARTGADPEVDRYLGSAALQVGAFDLAARFSAAAAPGLRAQGRLGLLPRALAVLAWSRVRLGDLAGAVPAAAEAARFAQETGQPFMGGLATAVQAEIAALRGDHRQAGALAAEAERAGLAAGARPVLATVQLARGLTNLSEGRFEDAFADLRRLLDPADPAYQLALRAYCVAELTEAAVRAGQTDAMRDILAELECLETPSPALHVGLRYARAVLDPSDARFAEALQADLAGWPAERGRVHLAFGEWLRRQRRVVESRTHLRTARETFDALGMTAWAERARRELRSAGESSPNRGPDARDKLTPHELSIAQLAAEGLTNREIGQRLYLSHRTVGTHLHRIFPKLGVSSRADLAGMLKTLEG; encoded by the coding sequence ATGGTGCTGCGCGGACGGGAAACCGAGCTGAAGGAGCTGGGCGAGCTCGTCGACGGCCCGGAAGACCGGGCAGGGGTGCTCATCCGCGGTGAAGCGGGCATCGGCAAGTCCGCGCTGGTGACCGAGACGGCGGCCGCGGCGTCGGTCGCCGGGCTGCGGGTGCTGCGCACGACCGGCGCCGAGGGCGAGCAGAACCTCGCGTACGCCGGGCTGCACCAGCTGCTGTACCCCGTTCGCGCCGGCGCGGCCGAGCTGCCTGCGCCGCAGCGGGACGCGCTGCGGACGGCGCTGGGGCTGGCGGACGGAACCGAGCCGAGCGCCTACCTGGTCGGGCTCGCGGCGCTGACGCTGCTGGCCGAGGAGGCCGCGGCGAAGCCGTTGCTGCTGGTCGCGGAGGACGCGCAGTGGCTCGACCGCGCGAGCGCGGACGTGCTCGCGTTCGTCGCGCGGCGTATCGAAACCGAGCCGATCGTCCTGGTCGCCACGCTCCGCGACGGCGCGGAGTCCCCGCTGCTCGGCGCGGGCCTGGCGCCGATGCCGCTCGACCGGCTGGCGGCCGACGCGGCGGCGGAGCTGCTGGATTCGGTGGCCCCGCGGCTGGCGCCGGCGGTCCGGACCCGCCTGCTGGCGGAGGCGGCGGGACTCCCGCTGGCACTGACGGAGCTGCCCGCGGCGGCGGTGGATCTGGACGGGCTGGACCCGGTGCTGCCGTTGACGGAACGGTTGGAGCGCACGTTCACGGCCCGGGTTTCGGCGTTGCCCGCGGCTACGCAGACGGCGTTGCTGGTGGCGGCGCTGAACGAGACGACTTCGCTGGCAGAGACCCTCACGGCGGCAGCGATGCTCTTGGAGCTGACCGGCGCCGAACCCGAAATCCTCGCTCCCGCCGTCGAAGCCCGGCTCATCGAGCTTTCCGCCGACGTTCTCACCTTCCGCCACCCGCTCATGCGGTCCGCCATCCCCGCCGCCGCCAATGCGATCGAGCGGCGCAAAGCCCACCTCGCCCTCGTCGAAGCACTCCGGGACCAGCCGGACCGGCGCGCCTGGCACCAGGCCGCCGCCACCGCCGGGCCGGATGAAGCCGTTGCCGGGGAGCTCGAGCGCACCGCCGAGCGGGCGCGGTACCGGGGTGGGGCCGCCGCCGCCATCGCCGCGCTCGAACAGGCCGCACGGCTCAGCTGTGAGGCCGGGCCGCGCGCCGATCGGCTGCTCAAGGCGGCCGAGCTGGCCGTCGACTCTGGGCGGCGGGAGACCGCCGAACGCCTGGTGCGCGACGCCCGGCCCGCCGACGCCCGGCGCCGGGCCACCGCGAGCCGGCTGCTAAGCGAGTTCGAAGACGGCGTGCGCGAAGATCCCGCCCGCGTCGCCGAGCTGGCCGGGGTCGCCCGCGCTGTCGCGGCCGACGGGCAGCACGACGCCGCCATGCGGATCCTCTGGAGCGCCGCCATGCGCTGCTTCTGGACCGAGCCCGGACCCCAGGCGCGCCAGGCCTTGCTCGACGTCGCCGACCTGCTTCCCGTCCCGGACGACGACCCGCGGATCGTGGCCGTCACCGCGTACGTCGCTCCCTTCGAGCGTGGCGAAGCCGTCCTGAAGCACCTGCGTGCGCTGGCCGCCCGCACCGGCGCCGATCCGGAGGTCGACCGGTACCTCGGCAGTGCCGCGCTCCAGGTCGGCGCCTTCGACCTGGCCGCCCGGTTCTCCGCGGCCGCCGCACCCGGGCTCCGCGCGCAGGGACGGCTCGGGCTGCTGCCGCGCGCGCTCGCCGTGCTCGCGTGGAGCCGCGTCCGGCTCGGGGACCTGGCCGGCGCCGTGCCGGCCGCGGCGGAGGCGGCCCGGTTCGCGCAGGAGACCGGGCAGCCGTTCATGGGCGGGCTGGCCACCGCCGTCCAGGCCGAGATCGCCGCGCTGCGCGGTGACCACCGGCAGGCCGGGGCGCTGGCCGCCGAGGCCGAACGCGCCGGGCTCGCCGCCGGGGCACGGCCGGTGCTCGCCACCGTCCAGCTCGCGCGCGGGCTCACGAACCTGAGCGAGGGCCGTTTCGAAGACGCCTTCGCCGACCTGCGGCGGCTGCTCGATCCCGCCGACCCCGCCTACCAGCTGGCGTTGCGCGCGTACTGCGTCGCCGAACTGACCGAAGCCGCCGTCCGGGCCGGGCAGACCGACGCGATGCGGGACATCTTGGCCGAGCTGGAGTGCCTCGAAACGCCGTCGCCCGCGCTGCACGTCGGGCTGCGGTACGCGCGCGCCGTGCTCGACCCGTCCGACGCTCGGTTCGCCGAAGCGCTGCAGGCCGACTTGGCCGGCTGGCCCGCCGAACGCGGCCGCGTCCACCTGGCGTTCGGCGAGTGGCTGCGGCGGCAGCGGCGGGTCGTCGAATCGCGGACGCACCTGCGCACCGCCCGCGAGACGTTCGACGCCCTCGGCATGACGGCCTGGGCCGAGCGGGCCCGGCGCGAGCTGCGCAGCGCGGGCGAGTCGAGCCCGAACCGCGGCCCGGACGCCCGGGACAAGCTCACCCCGCACGAGCTGAGCATCGCGCAGCTGGCCGCGGAGGGGCTGACGAACCGGGAGATCGGGCAGCGGCTGTACCTTTCGCACCGGACCGTCGGCACGCACCTGCACCGGATCTTCCCCAAGCTCGGCGTGAGCTCCCGCGCCGACCTCGCCGGGATGCTGAAGACCCTGGAAGGGTGA